A genomic stretch from Acetobacter ascendens includes:
- the radA gene encoding DNA repair protein RadA: MAKKLSRTYVCRNCGAVHAKWAGQCDACGEWNTLEEMAVEPLAASSAAVRGGKGRRVALQALEGEIKLPPRTQTGIAELDRVLGGGLVPASVVLVGGDPGIGKSTLLLQAASKLAGKGERVLYISGEEAVDQIRLRAQRLEVAGAKLDLAASINVADIVATLEAEPDVRAVVIDSIQTMWLETIDSAPGTVSQVRACAFELIRAAKRRGFSLILVGHVTKEGALAGPRVLEHMVDAVMYFEGDRGHQFRILRAAKNRYGATDEIGVFAMTDRGLEEVSNPSALFLAERRGNIAGSAVFAGLEGTRPVLLEVQALLAPKGGDGAPRRAVVGWDTGRLSMLLAVLETRCGLKLSSMDVYLNVAGGLKVAEPAADLAVAAALVSAASGVPTSPGEVYFGEVGLSGEVRQVAQADARLKEAAKLGFDRAVLPRRIARGNTRSRPPEGLHLREIGHISDLVSAEMEAE, from the coding sequence ATGGCTAAAAAACTTTCCCGCACCTATGTTTGCCGCAACTGTGGCGCTGTACATGCCAAATGGGCCGGGCAATGCGATGCCTGCGGTGAATGGAACACGCTGGAAGAAATGGCTGTGGAACCCTTGGCCGCATCCTCTGCCGCGGTGCGCGGCGGCAAGGGGCGGCGTGTAGCGCTACAGGCGCTGGAAGGGGAAATCAAACTTCCACCACGCACCCAAACTGGCATTGCAGAACTTGATCGGGTTCTGGGCGGTGGCCTTGTGCCTGCCTCTGTTGTGTTGGTGGGGGGGGACCCCGGCATAGGTAAATCTACTCTGCTGCTTCAGGCCGCCAGCAAGCTGGCAGGTAAGGGCGAGCGGGTGCTGTATATTTCTGGTGAAGAAGCGGTGGATCAGATCCGCCTGCGCGCCCAGAGATTAGAGGTGGCCGGGGCCAAGCTGGATCTGGCGGCATCCATTAACGTGGCGGATATTGTGGCCACGCTGGAAGCCGAACCCGACGTGCGGGCGGTGGTGATTGATTCCATCCAGACCATGTGGCTTGAAACCATAGATAGCGCACCGGGCACGGTCTCTCAGGTGCGGGCCTGTGCGTTTGAGTTGATACGTGCAGCCAAGCGCCGGGGCTTCAGCCTTATTCTGGTGGGGCACGTTACCAAGGAGGGCGCATTGGCAGGCCCGCGTGTGCTGGAGCACATGGTGGATGCCGTGATGTATTTTGAAGGTGATAGGGGCCACCAGTTCCGTATCTTGCGTGCCGCCAAAAACCGTTACGGCGCAACGGATGAAATTGGCGTGTTTGCCATGACAGATCGCGGGCTGGAGGAAGTTAGCAACCCATCAGCTCTGTTTCTGGCCGAACGGCGGGGGAATATTGCCGGGTCTGCCGTATTTGCTGGGTTGGAAGGTACGCGCCCCGTTTTGCTGGAAGTGCAGGCTTTACTGGCCCCCAAAGGCGGAGATGGCGCACCGCGCCGCGCCGTGGTGGGGTGGGATACAGGCCGCCTTTCCATGTTGCTGGCTGTGCTGGAAACACGTTGCGGGCTTAAACTTTCTAGCATGGATGTGTATCTGAACGTGGCCGGCGGCCTGAAAGTGGCGGAGCCTGCGGCAGATCTGGCTGTGGCTGCGGCGCTGGTTTCTGCCGCCAGCGGCGTGCCCACCAGCCCCGGAGAGGTTTATTTTGGCGAAGTAGGTCTTTCAGGCGAGGTGCGGCAAGTGGCACAGGCCGATGCCCGTTTGAAGGAAGCTGCCAAGCTGGGGTTTGACCGAGCCGTGCTGCCCCGGCGCATTGCACGGGGCAATACGCGCTCTCGCCCGCCGGAGGGGCTGCATCTGCGAGAAATCGGGCATATTTCTGATTTGGTGAGTGCAGAAATGGAAGCCGAGTAA
- a CDS encoding recombinase family protein: MKIGYARTSTTEQLAGLEAQVRDLWAAGCEKVFQEQVSGASTDRPQLAAALEHMRQGDVLMVMKPDRLARSTADLLGYVKAIQAKGCRLIVQSMGGQTLDTSNPTSKLMLTMLGAVAEFERDLMKERQAEGIAKAKAEGKYKGRKPTARSQAHEVSKLHEQGMTPTEIAKKLGMGRTSVYRCLSSLTN, encoded by the coding sequence ATGAAGATTGGTTATGCCCGCACCAGCACCACAGAACAGCTTGCAGGATTGGAAGCACAGGTCAGAGACTTGTGGGCGGCTGGGTGTGAGAAGGTCTTTCAGGAGCAGGTGAGCGGAGCCAGCACAGACAGGCCACAGCTTGCTGCTGCATTGGAACACATGCGCCAAGGTGATGTCTTGATGGTCATGAAGCCAGATAGGCTTGCACGTTCAACCGCTGATCTTCTTGGTTATGTGAAGGCCATTCAGGCCAAAGGGTGCCGCCTGATTGTTCAGAGCATGGGCGGGCAGACTCTGGACACCAGCAACCCGACAAGCAAACTGATGCTCACCATGCTGGGTGCTGTGGCTGAGTTTGAACGTGATCTGATGAAAGAGCGACAAGCAGAAGGCATTGCCAAGGCCAAGGCGGAGGGCAAATACAAGGGCCGCAAACCCACAGCACGGAGCCAAGCCCATGAAGTCAGCAAGCTGCATGAGCAAGGCATGACACCCACAGAAATCGCCAAGAAGCTCGGCATGGGTCGCACAAGTGTCTATCGGTGCCTTTCTTCTCTAACTAATTGA
- a CDS encoding IS5-like element IS12528 family transposase, which translates to MWTPAQRGRMAGITRKTKRYPSDLTDEEWERIAPLMPPANRRGRKRTTDFREIINALRYLVRSGCGWEMLPVHFGPWQTVYWWFRRLMRRFLFQTIHDVCLMLDREATGRETSPSGGVIDSQSIKAPHAKTRGYDAGKKIVGRKRHIAVDTDGRLLLVQLTTADISDSAGGQMILDAIRKRWPWVKHLFADGAYDRLQLMDKATFLDFTVEIIRRSETAKGFEILPRRWVVERTFGWMIRWRRLVKDYEQRIDVAEAMIHIAMGSLMLRRNAHP; encoded by the coding sequence ATGTGGACGCCAGCACAACGAGGCCGCATGGCCGGAATTACACGCAAGACGAAACGCTATCCGTCTGATCTGACAGATGAGGAATGGGAGCGCATAGCGCCTCTGATGCCCCCTGCGAACCGGCGTGGTCGGAAACGGACAACCGATTTCCGTGAGATCATCAATGCTCTGCGCTATCTCGTGCGCTCAGGCTGCGGTTGGGAGATGCTTCCGGTTCATTTTGGCCCATGGCAAACGGTTTACTGGTGGTTCCGCAGGCTGATGCGCCGTTTCCTGTTCCAGACCATTCATGATGTCTGTCTGATGCTCGATCGTGAAGCGACAGGACGCGAAACCAGTCCATCGGGTGGTGTCATTGATAGCCAGAGTATCAAGGCACCCCACGCAAAGACACGTGGTTATGACGCAGGCAAGAAGATCGTCGGTCGGAAACGTCACATCGCAGTTGATACGGATGGCCGCCTTCTCCTGGTCCAGCTGACAACAGCCGATATTTCGGACAGTGCAGGAGGACAGATGATCCTTGATGCCATTCGTAAACGCTGGCCTTGGGTGAAGCACCTGTTTGCCGATGGAGCCTATGACCGCCTCCAGTTGATGGATAAGGCCACTTTTCTCGACTTCACAGTCGAGATCATCCGGCGGTCAGAGACAGCAAAAGGGTTTGAAATCCTGCCGCGTCGGTGGGTTGTGGAACGGACCTTCGGTTGGATGATCCGCTGGCGTCGCCTTGTGAAGGACTACGAACAGCGGATCGACGTCGCAGAGGCCATGATCCACATCGCCATGGGAAGCCTCATGCTACGCCGAAACGCTCATCCGTGA
- a CDS encoding amino acid permease: MPEPTTLPAEKPADGLRNRHIAMIALGGTIGAGLFVGSGAAIAATGPAVLLAFLLVGFLVILVMRMLGEMVVADPGRGSFVEYIRAAHGDKVGFTAGWLYWFFWVVVLGSEAIAGAILLQDWVHLPVWLLSVVLILVLKLINFAAPRVFGECEFWLSAIKVFSIIAFIAISLLYAAHVFGPGVSVKENLLGHGGLFPHGVVALLSIIPTILFTMMGSEIATVAAAESPEPGKNVARVTRSLGRRITLFYVAAVGMILIVVPWTNIVAGKSPFVAAMDVMGVPGAGLLMRIVVLSAILSCLNSAMYITSRILTELAAQGDAPGFLARSSAAVVPRKAIIVSSLAGTLVAFSSILAPGTIFAFLLSCSGGVILLIYSLIVTSYIVTRRAARKAGTEAENYTLPLFPLCNYVTLAGVVLVFVAMLLNPSERMTALATMGSSVVCYLMAVYFATNNKKAG, encoded by the coding sequence ATGCCCGAACCGACAACCCTTCCTGCGGAAAAACCCGCAGACGGGCTGCGTAATCGCCACATAGCTATGATCGCTCTGGGCGGCACTATTGGGGCTGGCCTGTTTGTTGGCAGTGGCGCTGCCATTGCAGCAACGGGGCCTGCGGTTCTGCTGGCGTTTCTGCTGGTAGGATTTCTGGTTATCCTGGTGATGCGCATGCTGGGGGAAATGGTTGTGGCGGACCCCGGGCGCGGGTCCTTTGTAGAATACATTCGCGCTGCACATGGAGATAAAGTGGGCTTTACCGCAGGGTGGCTTTACTGGTTCTTCTGGGTGGTGGTGTTGGGAAGTGAGGCCATAGCCGGCGCCATTCTGTTACAAGATTGGGTGCATCTGCCAGTTTGGCTGCTTTCTGTTGTGCTTATTCTTGTTCTTAAACTTATTAACTTTGCAGCCCCACGCGTTTTTGGTGAATGTGAATTCTGGCTTTCTGCCATTAAAGTTTTCAGCATTATCGCCTTTATTGCTATTTCCCTTTTATATGCGGCGCATGTGTTTGGGCCGGGCGTTTCTGTAAAGGAAAATCTGCTGGGGCATGGTGGGCTTTTCCCGCATGGTGTTGTGGCGCTGCTTTCTATTATTCCCACCATTTTGTTCACCATGATGGGTTCAGAAATTGCCACAGTAGCCGCTGCTGAATCTCCAGAGCCGGGTAAAAATGTGGCCCGTGTAACCCGCAGCCTTGGCCGCCGTATTACACTGTTTTACGTGGCCGCCGTGGGTATGATCCTGATTGTGGTGCCGTGGACAAACATTGTCGCCGGTAAATCGCCTTTTGTGGCGGCTATGGATGTTATGGGCGTGCCCGGTGCAGGGTTGCTGATGCGTATTGTGGTGCTGAGCGCCATTCTCTCCTGCCTGAACTCCGCCATGTATATTACATCGCGCATTCTTACAGAGCTGGCTGCTCAGGGGGATGCTCCGGGCTTTTTGGCGCGTAGCTCTGCCGCTGTTGTGCCGCGTAAGGCCATTATTGTTAGCAGCCTTGCGGGCACGTTGGTGGCTTTCTCATCCATTCTGGCACCGGGCACCATCTTTGCCTTTCTGCTAAGCTGTAGTGGTGGCGTTATCCTGCTGATCTACAGCCTGATTGTAACATCTTACATTGTTACGCGCCGTGCAGCGCGGAAGGCTGGCACAGAGGCAGAAAATTACACGCTGCCGCTTTTCCCGCTGTGCAATTACGTAACACTTGCTGGTGTGGTGCTGGTGTTTGTGGCCATGTTGCTGAACCCATCCGAACGGATGACGGCTCTGGCAACCATGGGCAGCTCGGTGGTGTGCTACCTTATGGCTGTTTACTTTGCCACCAATAACAAAAAAGCTGGCTGA
- the putA gene encoding bifunctional proline dehydrogenase/L-glutamate gamma-semialdehyde dehydrogenase PutA has translation MSGGNNHYEAKTTCTHGRPGYGSPIRNEKPMSSTDTFAPDFASRTPLRQAIIEAMRRPEAQCVETLTPDATLTEAENGSVATMAAKLAEALRARRSPGLVETLVQEFSLSSTEGVALMCLAEALLRIPDVATRDALIQDKIGESNWLSHVARGKPLFANAAAWGLALTGKLVTDHDEGTIASYLLNFAERTSKPIIRKAVDAAMRLMGEQFVLGQTIDQARKNSAKLEADGFSYSYDMLGEAAFTAHDAERYRQDYINAINTIGRSATGNNVYDRPGISIKLSALHPRYARAQYDRVMGELLPVVQELTLLARKYDIGLNIDAEETERLDVSLDILEALCATPGLEGWNGIGFVVQAYGKRCPYVLDYIIDLAKRTNRRIMVRLVKGAYWDSEIKKAQVEGMADFPVYTRKCHTDISYIACARKLLNARDVIFPQFATHNARTLSTIYTLAGEKFELGSYEFQCLHGMGEPLYKQVVGADKFNRPCRIYAPVGTHETLLAYLVRRLLENGANSSFVNQIGDSAIPLSSLIENPIDVAHRYAPYGAPHTEIRNPRDLFAPERINSAGVDLADDKVLSALAIGIKDAPQTWEASPMVVGVKKKGAFRPVTNPADRRDVVGKVSYATPDVVTKAVDAAQKGQQDWANRSPAERADILQKASDILEERTDDLLALLGREAGKSLPNAVAEVREAVDFLRYYGATIRRDFDNTTHKPLGIVTCISPWNFPLAIFIGQIAAALAAGNVVLAKPAEETPLVAAVAVGILQEAGVPPAALQLLTGEGDVGAAAVADERVMGVMFTGSTTVAQIINHQLLERRTATGQPVPFVAETGGQNAMIVDSSALAEQVVADVLASAFDSAGQRCSALRVLCVQEDCADHVLAMLRGAMRELRIGNPAHLSCDVGPVITEEAAANITAHVNAFKARKAPVMALPVPEACANGSYVPPTLIEVLNIREIGPEVFGPVLHVLRFQRDKLEELLLEINDTGYGLTFGLHTRLDSTIKSVLSQVEAGNLYVNRNTIGAVVGVQPFGGRGLSGTGPKAGGPLILRRLLSEAPTVAQIVRGRTTPEMAQWTDWLREKGESKAAQIAGNLARLPLVGGEITLPGPVGEQNIYRLSARGNVLCVPITLAGLYDQVSLALAGGNTALVLAEENLTEWLDRLPDILRQAIRPVVSATALPCSILLGEDDNAIFRSARKTLAEANGPIVSAFVTGATLPGVEVVLEEQSRSINTTAAGGNASLMTLN, from the coding sequence ATGTCAGGAGGGAATAATCATTATGAAGCCAAAACTACCTGCACACACGGCAGGCCCGGTTATGGCTCACCAATCCGGAATGAAAAGCCCATGTCATCCACAGACACGTTCGCTCCTGATTTTGCATCCCGCACACCACTTCGGCAGGCCATTATTGAAGCCATGCGCCGCCCCGAAGCCCAGTGCGTGGAAACCCTGACACCAGACGCCACATTAACAGAGGCAGAAAACGGCTCTGTTGCCACTATGGCTGCCAAACTGGCCGAAGCCCTGCGCGCGCGCCGCAGCCCGGGGCTGGTGGAAACACTGGTGCAGGAGTTCTCGCTTTCCTCCACCGAGGGCGTGGCCCTAATGTGTCTGGCCGAAGCGCTGCTGCGTATTCCAGACGTTGCCACGCGCGATGCGCTAATTCAGGACAAGATTGGTGAAAGCAACTGGCTTTCTCATGTTGCGCGCGGCAAGCCTTTGTTTGCCAACGCCGCCGCATGGGGGCTGGCGCTTACCGGCAAACTGGTAACCGATCATGATGAAGGCACGATTGCCAGCTATTTGCTCAACTTTGCCGAACGCACATCTAAACCCATTATCCGCAAGGCCGTAGATGCCGCCATGCGCCTGATGGGCGAACAGTTTGTGCTGGGCCAGACCATTGATCAGGCCCGCAAGAACAGCGCCAAGCTGGAAGCTGACGGTTTTTCCTATTCCTACGATATGCTGGGCGAGGCCGCGTTTACCGCGCACGATGCAGAACGCTACCGGCAGGATTATATCAACGCCATCAACACCATTGGCCGCAGCGCAACCGGCAACAATGTGTATGACCGGCCCGGCATTTCCATCAAACTTTCCGCTCTGCACCCACGCTATGCCCGCGCGCAGTATGACCGTGTAATGGGGGAACTGCTGCCGGTTGTGCAGGAACTTACGCTGCTGGCCCGCAAATACGATATCGGCCTGAATATTGATGCGGAAGAAACAGAACGTCTGGATGTCTCTTTAGATATTCTGGAAGCCCTGTGCGCCACGCCGGGGCTGGAAGGCTGGAACGGCATCGGTTTTGTGGTGCAGGCTTACGGCAAGCGCTGCCCCTATGTGCTGGATTACATTATTGATCTGGCCAAGCGCACCAACCGCCGCATTATGGTGCGCTTGGTAAAAGGCGCTTACTGGGATAGCGAAATCAAGAAAGCACAGGTTGAGGGCATGGCGGATTTTCCCGTTTATACCCGCAAGTGCCACACAGATATCAGCTACATTGCCTGCGCCCGCAAATTGCTGAACGCGCGTGATGTCATTTTCCCGCAATTTGCCACGCACAACGCCCGCACGCTTTCCACCATTTACACTTTGGCAGGTGAAAAGTTCGAGCTTGGCTCTTACGAATTCCAGTGCCTGCACGGTATGGGCGAACCGCTGTACAAACAGGTTGTGGGGGCGGATAAGTTCAACCGTCCGTGCCGCATTTATGCACCTGTTGGCACGCATGAAACCCTGCTGGCCTACCTTGTGCGCCGCCTGCTGGAAAACGGGGCTAATTCCTCCTTCGTCAATCAGATTGGGGATAGCGCCATTCCGCTTTCATCCCTGATTGAAAACCCCATTGATGTGGCCCACCGTTACGCACCCTATGGCGCACCGCACACAGAAATCCGCAACCCGCGAGATCTGTTTGCGCCAGAACGCATCAACTCCGCAGGGGTGGATCTGGCGGATGACAAAGTTCTGTCCGCACTGGCAATCGGCATTAAAGATGCCCCGCAAACGTGGGAAGCCAGCCCCATGGTTGTGGGTGTGAAAAAGAAAGGCGCTTTCCGCCCCGTTACCAACCCGGCAGACCGGCGCGATGTGGTGGGCAAGGTCTCTTACGCCACGCCAGATGTGGTGACAAAAGCTGTAGATGCCGCACAAAAAGGCCAGCAGGATTGGGCCAACCGCAGCCCGGCAGAACGTGCAGATATTCTGCAAAAAGCCTCTGACATTCTGGAAGAACGCACAGATGATCTTCTGGCACTTCTGGGGCGTGAAGCCGGAAAATCCCTCCCCAACGCCGTGGCAGAAGTGCGTGAGGCTGTAGACTTCCTGCGCTATTACGGAGCCACCATCCGGCGGGATTTTGATAATACCACCCACAAGCCACTGGGGATTGTCACCTGCATTAGCCCGTGGAACTTCCCGCTGGCCATCTTTATCGGCCAGATTGCCGCAGCCCTTGCGGCCGGTAACGTTGTTCTGGCCAAACCAGCAGAAGAAACACCCCTTGTTGCGGCCGTGGCCGTGGGCATTTTGCAAGAAGCAGGCGTGCCCCCCGCAGCCCTGCAACTGCTGACAGGTGAAGGTGACGTAGGCGCTGCTGCCGTGGCGGATGAGCGCGTCATGGGTGTGATGTTCACTGGCTCCACCACCGTGGCGCAAATTATCAACCACCAGCTTCTGGAACGCCGCACAGCTACCGGCCAGCCCGTGCCATTTGTGGCCGAAACCGGCGGCCAGAATGCCATGATTGTGGATTCCTCCGCACTGGCAGAACAGGTTGTGGCTGATGTTCTGGCCTCTGCCTTTGATAGTGCAGGCCAGCGCTGCTCCGCCCTGCGCGTTCTGTGTGTGCAGGAAGATTGTGCAGACCACGTTCTGGCTATGCTGCGCGGCGCTATGCGTGAACTGCGTATTGGCAACCCCGCGCATCTTTCCTGCGATGTGGGCCCGGTGATTACCGAGGAAGCCGCTGCAAACATTACGGCGCATGTTAATGCCTTTAAAGCGCGCAAGGCTCCGGTTATGGCGCTGCCTGTGCCAGAAGCCTGCGCCAATGGCAGTTACGTGCCGCCCACATTGATTGAAGTGCTGAACATTCGGGAAATCGGGCCGGAAGTATTTGGCCCCGTGCTGCATGTTCTGCGCTTCCAGCGTGACAAGCTGGAAGAACTGCTGCTGGAAATTAACGATACCGGCTACGGGCTAACATTCGGCCTGCATACCCGGTTGGATTCCACAATCAAAAGCGTGCTCTCACAGGTTGAGGCAGGCAATCTTTACGTCAACCGCAACACCATTGGCGCGGTGGTGGGTGTACAGCCCTTTGGTGGGCGTGGCCTTTCTGGCACCGGCCCCAAGGCAGGTGGCCCGCTTATTCTGCGCCGTCTGCTGTCCGAAGCTCCAACAGTGGCGCAGATTGTGCGGGGCCGCACCACGCCAGAAATGGCGCAGTGGACAGACTGGCTGCGTGAAAAAGGTGAAAGCAAAGCCGCGCAGATTGCTGGCAATCTGGCACGCCTGCCGCTGGTGGGCGGAGAAATCACCCTCCCCGGCCCTGTGGGTGAGCAGAACATCTACCGCCTGAGCGCGCGCGGCAACGTGCTGTGCGTGCCCATCACGCTGGCAGGGCTGTATGATCAGGTTTCTCTGGCACTGGCTGGGGGCAACACCGCACTGGTGCTGGCAGAAGAAAACCTGACAGAATGGCTGGATAGACTGCCAGATATTCTGCGTCAGGCCATTCGCCCAGTTGTCAGCGCAACGGCCCTGCCCTGCTCTATCCTGCTGGGTGAAGATGATAACGCCATCTTCCGCAGTGCACGCAAAACACTAGCAGAAGCCAATGGCCCCATTGTTTCTGCCTTTGTAACGGGCGCAACATTGCCTGGTGTTGAAGTGGTGCTGGAAGAGCAGTCTCGCAGCATCAACACCACCGCAGCGGGTGGCAATGCCAGCCTGATGACACTGAACTAA
- a CDS encoding GntR family transcriptional regulator: protein MLPASLFAKTEITGHGTASEAICDALRRAILEDQIQPGQPLPQSELASGFGVSIIPVREALKHLEAEGLVTFMPNKGAMVIGMNEADILEYSQIRAILEERAAAEGVRNMTRVDFARVEDAYEAFVEGVHGPSGRIRSGALNRAFHNSIYASARSPRLLEMIEDLHVRLDRYIRGHLVIEGRKDITDLEHKAILDACRNRDADLCAHLTRTHILEAATISIDVFRSRKAAKTARTGT from the coding sequence ATGCTGCCAGCCAGCCTTTTTGCAAAAACAGAAATAACAGGCCATGGCACCGCTTCTGAAGCCATATGCGACGCCTTGCGCCGCGCCATTCTTGAAGACCAGATTCAGCCCGGCCAACCGCTACCGCAATCTGAACTGGCCAGCGGCTTTGGTGTCAGCATTATTCCTGTGCGCGAGGCCCTGAAACATCTGGAAGCTGAAGGGCTTGTCACCTTCATGCCCAATAAAGGGGCGATGGTGATTGGCATGAATGAGGCGGATATTCTGGAATACTCCCAGATCCGCGCCATTTTAGAGGAACGCGCCGCCGCAGAAGGTGTACGCAACATGACACGCGTTGATTTTGCCCGCGTGGAAGATGCGTATGAAGCCTTTGTAGAGGGTGTGCATGGCCCTTCTGGGCGTATCCGCTCTGGCGCGCTCAACCGGGCTTTTCATAATTCCATTTACGCATCGGCCCGCAGCCCGCGCTTGCTTGAAATGATAGAAGACCTGCACGTGCGGCTTGATCGCTATATTCGTGGGCATCTGGTGATAGAGGGCCGCAAGGATATTACAGATCTGGAACACAAGGCGATTCTAGATGCCTGCCGCAACCGCGATGCCGATTTATGCGCGCATCTCACGCGCACGCATATTCTGGAAGCGGCGACTATTTCCATAGATGTGTTCCGCAGCAGAAAAGCTGCAAAAACCGCCAGAACAGGCACCTGA
- the acs gene encoding acetate--CoA ligase: protein MVDAFFPATDNPVSDRYQDLVQRAQRDPEEFWLAQAQRLAWHTQPMHASRSDFTGDVRISWYEDGRLNAAENCLDRHVLYQPDNAALIWQGQEDGHREVLSYRELHARVCRLGNVLRRLGVKKGDRVAIHLPMVAEGVISMLACARIGAVHVVLFGGFSAEGLAERLTDSGAVVVITADVARRGPKKIPSKTTMDEAIKLCGAQSAVRNVLVVPVTGADVPMQKGRDLSYTAEVALEIPDCPPEVMNACDPLFLLYTSGSTGRPKGLVHSTGGYLVWASFTHELVFDAKPNDVFWCTADTSWITGHTYVVYGPLVNGGTILVYEGLPSWPQPGRWWDVIDQNQVSVFYTSPTVIRAAMREDDSVVQSRSLSSLRVLGTVGEPISPEAWKWFYAEVGRNACPVVDTWWQTETGGVMITACAQNVAGKPGAAGLPLPGVAVTLTDAKGQDIEGEGEGLLSLAQSWPGQAMTLWQDHERFCKTYFTTCPGHYFSGDGARRDAAGYYWITGRVDDVVNVSGHRIGTAEIEDAVAEDHAAVESAAVGVPHDLKGQALVVFVVPKAEGTFDATAVNKAVAAGVGRYAVPEKIYVVPDLPKTRSGKIVRRLLRKIAANDLENMGDLSTLADPDIVAELIKLVAQQNG from the coding sequence GTGGTAGATGCGTTTTTCCCCGCAACGGATAACCCCGTTTCTGATCGGTATCAGGATCTTGTGCAGCGGGCGCAACGTGATCCGGAGGAATTCTGGCTTGCTCAGGCGCAAAGGCTTGCATGGCATACGCAACCCATGCACGCATCCCGCTCTGACTTTACCGGCGATGTGCGGATTTCTTGGTATGAAGACGGGCGGCTGAATGCGGCTGAAAACTGTCTGGACCGCCATGTTCTGTATCAGCCCGATAATGCTGCTCTGATCTGGCAGGGGCAGGAAGACGGCCACCGCGAGGTGCTCTCATACCGTGAGCTACATGCCCGTGTATGCCGTTTGGGTAATGTGCTGCGCCGCTTGGGCGTAAAAAAAGGAGACCGCGTGGCCATCCATCTGCCTATGGTGGCAGAGGGTGTTATTTCCATGCTGGCCTGCGCCCGTATTGGGGCGGTACACGTGGTGCTGTTTGGTGGTTTTTCTGCCGAGGGTCTGGCCGAACGTCTGACGGATAGCGGCGCTGTGGTGGTGATTACCGCAGACGTGGCGCGCCGTGGGCCTAAGAAAATCCCCAGCAAGACCACAATGGATGAGGCCATAAAGCTGTGTGGGGCACAAAGTGCCGTGCGCAATGTGTTGGTGGTGCCTGTAACGGGTGCTGATGTGCCCATGCAAAAAGGGCGGGATCTGTCTTACACAGCAGAAGTGGCGCTTGAAATACCGGATTGCCCGCCAGAAGTTATGAATGCGTGTGATCCGTTGTTTCTGCTTTACACATCTGGCAGCACAGGCCGCCCCAAAGGGCTGGTGCACAGCACGGGCGGGTATCTGGTGTGGGCATCTTTCACGCATGAACTGGTGTTTGATGCCAAACCCAATGATGTGTTCTGGTGCACGGCGGATACAAGCTGGATTACCGGACACACCTATGTGGTGTACGGGCCATTGGTAAATGGTGGCACCATTCTTGTGTATGAAGGCCTGCCATCATGGCCGCAGCCGGGCCGCTGGTGGGATGTAATAGACCAGAATCAGGTTTCGGTTTTCTATACCTCTCCCACAGTTATTCGCGCTGCCATGCGTGAGGATGATTCTGTGGTGCAAAGCCGTTCTCTGTCCAGCTTGCGCGTGTTGGGCACGGTGGGTGAGCCTATCAGCCCAGAAGCATGGAAGTGGTTTTATGCAGAAGTGGGGCGCAATGCCTGCCCGGTGGTGGATACATGGTGGCAGACAGAAACCGGCGGCGTGATGATTACAGCCTGCGCCCAGAATGTTGCAGGCAAACCGGGGGCTGCTGGGCTGCCGCTGCCAGGTGTGGCTGTTACACTTACAGATGCCAAAGGGCAGGATATTGAAGGCGAGGGCGAAGGCCTGTTGAGTCTTGCGCAATCATGGCCCGGACAGGCCATGACGCTGTGGCAGGACCATGAACGGTTCTGCAAAACCTATTTCACCACATGCCCGGGCCATTATTTCTCTGGTGATGGCGCGCGGCGGGATGCTGCCGGCTATTACTGGATTACCGGCCGTGTGGATGATGTAGTCAACGTATCTGGCCACCGCATTGGCACGGCAGAAATTGAAGATGCCGTGGCCGAAGATCATGCCGCAGTGGAAAGTGCGGCCGTTGGCGTGCCGCATGATCTGAAAGGGCAGGCCCTTGTGGTGTTTGTGGTGCCCAAGGCGGAGGGCACGTTTGATGCTACAGCCGTAAACAAGGCCGTGGCCGCAGGCGTGGGCCGCTATGCTGTGCCAGAAAAAATTTACGTTGTGCCGGATCTGCCTAAAACACGTTCGGGCAAAATTGTGCGGCGTTTGCTGCGCAAGATTGCAGCGAATGATCTGGAAAATATGGGTGATCTGTCTACTCTGGCAGATCCGGATATTGTGGCCGAACTGATAAAGCTGGTTGCCCAGCAGAACGGCTGA
- a CDS encoding DUF1653 domain-containing protein has translation MVQKCAPSATQDHNLPQQDIPIMIEHNQNKVDTQVPEMPCPGLYKHYKGGLYTVICTGRHSETEEWLVTYRSEARGDYWVRPLAMWQESVNGVPRFALLKAANAAETGA, from the coding sequence ATGGTTCAAAAGTGCGCTCCTTCCGCAACACAGGATCATAACCTACCCCAGCAGGATATCCCGATCATGATAGAACATAACCAGAATAAAGTAGATACCCAAGTGCCAGAAATGCCCTGCCCCGGTCTTTATAAACATTACAAGGGTGGACTTTATACTGTGATCTGCACAGGCCGCCACAGTGAAACCGAAGAATGGCTTGTAACGTACCGCAGTGAAGCGCGGGGAGATTACTGGGTGCGCCCCCTTGCCATGTGGCAAGAAAGTGTAAACGGCGTACCACGCTTTGCGTTGCTAAAAGCCGCCAATGCGGCAGAAACCGGGGCATAA